A part of Brassica rapa cultivar Chiifu-401-42 chromosome A05, CAAS_Brap_v3.01, whole genome shotgun sequence genomic DNA contains:
- the LOC103867487 gene encoding peroxidase 19 — MHVLSLTSSLIFRFLFLISTIPISPAKSTTSHLQTQPRLRHRKLSIDYYSKKCPQLESLVGSVTSQRFKEAPVSAPATIRLFFHDCFVEGCDGSILIETKKGSKNLAEREAEENKELREEGFESIIKAKALVESHCPSRVSCSDILAIAARDFIHLAGGPYYQVKKGRWDGKRSTATNVPPNIPRSNSTVDQLINLFASKGLTVEDLVVLSGSHTIGFAHCKSFVGRLYDFKGIKRPDPNINPKLLKELRMYCPFSGRSSRAALPLDATTPFAFDNGYYKGLGSNMGLLGSDQALFLDPRTKPIVLEMARDKQKFLKAFGDAMDKMGSIGVKRGRKHGEIRKDCRVFL, encoded by the exons ATGCATGTCTTATCTCTTACTTCCTCCTTAATATTCCGTTTCCTCTTCCTCATATCCACCATTCCAATTTCTCCAGCGAAATCTACAACCTCTCATCTCCAGACACAGCCGCGCCTCCGCCACAGAAAGCTATCAATTGATTACTACTCCAAGAAATGCCCTCAGCTCGAAAGTCTTGTCGGCTCTGTCACTTCCCAGCGGTTCAAAGAAGCACCCGTCTCAGCTCCTGCCACTATTCGCCTCTTCTTCCACGACTGCTTCGTTGAG GGTTGTGATGGGTCGATATTAATAGAAACAAAGAAGGGAAGCAAGAATTTAGCCGAAAGAGAGGCAGAAGAGAATAAAGAATTAAGAGAAGAAGGATTTGAGAGTATCATCAAGGCAAAGGCATTGGTTGAGTCTCATTGCCCTTCTCGCGTCTCTTGCTCTGATATTCTCGCCATCGCTGCTCGAGATTTCATCCACCTG GCAGGTGGACCTTACTATCAAGTGAAAAAAGGAAGGTGGGACGGCAAAAGATCAACGGCAACCAACGTCCCTCCCAACATCCCCCGATCAAACTCCACGGTCGATCAGCTCATCAATCTCTTCGCGTCAAAAGGACTAACGGTAGAGGATCTCGTCGTCCTTTCTGGCTCCCACACAATCGGCTTCGCACACTGCAAGAGTTTCGTTGGTCGTCTCTACGACTTCAAAGGCATCAAACGACCCGACCCGAATATCAACCCAAAATTACTCAAGGAACTCCGTATGTATTGCCCTTTCTCCGGCAGAAGCTCCCGCGCCGCCCTTCCCCTCGACGCCACAACTCCGTTTGCGTTCGACAATGGGTATTACAAAGGTCTAGGAAGTAACATGGGCCTTCTCGGGTCGGACCAAGCCTTGTTTCTTGACCCGAGGACGAAGCCCATTGTACTTGAGATGGCTAGAGATAAGCAGAAGTTTCTCAAGGCGTTTGGGGACGCTATGGATAAGATGGGTTCTATTGGTGTAAAGAGAGGGAGGAAACATGGAGAGATACGAAAAGATTGTCGTGTCTTTTTATAG
- the LOC103867486 gene encoding protein trichome birefringence-like 37 produces the protein MGCKRISLFLLPLLTLTILSVADKALASDKKRQVSHRNITALAAAGGGKATLKGRKQTSGCNLFQGKWVFDASSPLYDSSTCPFINGEFDCLKFGRPDKKFLNYSWQPDSCTIPRFDGEAFLNQWRGKRVMFVGDSLSENMWESLGCMIHASVPGITTTFLRRTPLSSLTFQEYGVTLYIYRTPYLVDISKEKVGRVLNLGTIERGAEVWKDVDILVFNSWHWWVHKGVESQGWDFIRNGSSLIRDMNRLDAFNLGLTTWAQWVDQNVNNSQTRVFFQGISPTHYVGKEWNEPKKTCNGQMQPLTGSTYPGGPLPASSIVSRVLRSMKTPVYLLDITTLSQLRKDAHPSTYGENGRTDCSHWCLPGLPDTWNQLLYAALSM, from the exons ATGGGTTGCAAACGCATCTCTCTTTTCCTTCTTCCACTTCTCACACTCACAATCTTGTCCGTGGCCGACAAGGCCTTGGCTTCCGACAAGAAACGGCAAGTGAGCCACCGCAACATAACGGCCTTGGCTGCCGCCGGAGGAGGAAAAGCGACGTTGAAAGGAAGAAAGCAAACGTCTGGTTGTAACTTGTTTCAAGGGAAATGGGTTTTCGATGCTTCTTCCCCATTGTACGATTCGTCCACGTGCCCTTTCATCAACGGCGAGTTTGACTGTCTCAAGTTCGGCCGGCCAGACAAAAAGTTCCTCAACTACTCTTGGCAACCTGATTCATGCACCATCCCAAG GTTCGATGGAGAAGCGTTTCTGAATCAATGGAGAGGGAAACGAGTGATGTTCGTTGGTGACTCACTGAGTGAAAACATGTGGGAATCGTTGGGATGTATGATCCATGCGTCGGTACCAGGCATCACGACCACGTTTCTCAGACGTACCCCACTCTCCTCTCTCACTTTCCAG GAATATGGAGTTACGTTATACATATACCGAACACCATACCTAGTGGATATCTCGAAAGAAAAGGTAGGACGTGTGCTTAACCTTGGAACCATCGAAAGGGGTGCTGAAGTTTGGAAAGACGTGGACATTCTTGTGTTCAATTCTTGGCACTGGTGGGTTCACAAAGGAGTAGAATCTCAAGG GTGGGATTTTATAAGAAATGGGTCTTCACTGATAAGAGACATGAACCGTCTTGATGCTTTCAACTTAGGACTCACCACTTGGGCGCAATGGGTTGATCAAAACGTTAATAATTCGCAAACCCGAGTTTTCTTCCAAGGCATTTCTCCTACTCACTACGT AGGAAAGGAATGGAATGAGCCGAAGAAGACTTGCAACGGGCAGATGCAACCGTTGACCGGGTCAACATACCCGGGTGGTCCACTTCCTGCATCAAGCATTGTGTCACGAGTGTTGCGCTCCATGAAGACACCCGTCTACCTACTCGACATCACAACTCTGTCTCAGCTAAGAAAAGATGCGCATCCATCTACTTATGGAGAAAATGGAAGAACCGATTGCAGCCACTGGTGCCTTCCTGGCTTGCCGGATACTTGGAACCAGCTTCTCTATGCAGCTCTTTCGATGTGA
- the LOC103867497 gene encoding nudix hydrolase 22, chloroplastic: protein MESAAAKSISTASSRLLALAQQLRLYKAEESTGKLISHVGFHKPISPAKKAAVLICLFEGDDGDLRVILTKRASGLSTHSGEVSLPGGKAEEGDKDDDGVTATREAEEEIGLHPSLVDVVAFLEPFLSQHLLRVTPVVGILWDRKAFNPTPNPAEVEAVFDAPLEMFLKDENRRSEEIEWNGKRHLLHFFDYNTEDKDYVIWGLTARILIRVASVVYQRPPAFIERIPDFKYPRM, encoded by the exons ATGGAGTCCGCAGCCGCGAAAAGTATCTCAACTGCATCATCCAGACTCCTCGCCTTGGCGCAGCAGCTTCGTCTATACAAGGCAGAAGAGAGCACCGGGAAACTGATCTCCCACGTTGGGTTTCACAAACCTATCTCTCCGGCGAAGAAAGCGGCTGTCTTGATCTGTCTCTTCGAAGGAGACGACGGCGATTTGCGTGTTATCCTCACTAAGAGGGCTTCCGGATTGTCTACTCACTCAG GAGAAGTTTCTTTGCCGGGTGGTAAAGCAGAGGAGGGTGATAAGGATGATGATGGTGTTACTGCCACCAGAGAGGCAGAGGAAGAGATTGGATTGCACCCTTCGCTTGTTGATGTTGTTGCTTTCCTCGAACCTTTTCTCTCTCAG CATCTGCTTAGAGTGACTCCTGTAGTGGGAATATTATGGGATAGAAAAGCATTCAATCCAACGCCAAATCCTGCTGAAGTGGAAGCTGTGTTTGATGCACCTCTTGAAATGTTTCTGAAG GATGAGAACCGGAGATCCGAGGAGATTGAGTGGAACGGGAAAAGGCATTTGCTTCACTTCTTTGATTACAATACAGAAGATAAGGATTATGTTATATGGGGTTTAACTGCTAGAATCTTGATAAGAGTTGCATCTGTGGTGTATCAACGACCACCCGCTTTCATTGAACGAATACCTGACTTTAAGTACCCCAGAATG TGA
- the LOC103867489 gene encoding protein trichome birefringence-like 37 produces MGCKRISLFLLPLLTLTILSGADKALASDKKPQVSHRNITGLAAAGGGKATLKGRKQKSGCNLFQGKWVFDASSYPLYDSSTCPFIDGQFDCLKFGRPDKKFLNYSWQPDSCTIPRFDGAAFLNQWRGKRVMFVGDSLSVNMWESLGCMIHASVPGITTKFLRRTPLSFLTFQEYGVTLYLYRTPYLVDISKEKVGRVLNLGTIENGADVWKDVDILVFNSWHWWVNKGVKSQRWDFIRNGSSLIRDMNRLDAFNLGLTTWAQWVDQNVNTSQTRVFFQGISPTHYVGKEWNEPMKTCNGQMQPLTGSTYPGGSLPAASIVSRVLRSMKTPVYLLDITTLSQLRKDAHPSIYGVTGRTDCSHWCLPGLPDTWNQLLYAALSM; encoded by the exons ATGGGTTGCAAACGCATCTCTCTTTTCCTTCTTCCACTTCTCACACTCACAATCTTGTCCGGGGCCGACAAGGCCTTGGCTTCCGACAAGAAACCGCAAGTGAGCCACCGCAACATAACGGGGTTGGCTGCCGCCGGAGGAGGAAAAGCGACGTTGAAAGGAAGGAAGCAAAAGTCTGGTTGTAACTTGTTTCAAGGGAAATGGGTTTTCGATGCTTCGTCTTACCCATTGTACGATTCGTCCACGTGTCCTTTCATCGACGGCCAGTTTGACTGTCTCAAGTTCGGCCGGCCAGACAAAAAGTTCCTCAACTACTCTTGGCAACCTGATTCATGCACCATCCCAAG GTTTGATGGAGCAGCGTTTCTGAATCAATGGAGAGGGAAACGAGTGATGTTCGTGGGAGACTCACTGAGTGTAAACATGTGGGAATCGTTGGGATGTATGATCCATGCGTCAGTACCAGGCATCACGACCAAATTTCTCAGACGTACCCCACTCTCCTTTCTCACTTTCCAG GAATATGGAGTTACTTTATACCTATACCGAACGCCATACCTAGTGGATATCTCCAAAGAAAAGGTAGGGCGTGTGCTTAACCTTGGAACCATCGAAAATGGTGCTGATGTTTGGAAAGACGTGGACATTCTTGTGTTCAATTCTTGGCACTGGTGGGTTAACAAAGGAGTAAAATCTCAAAG GTGGGATTTTATAAGAAATGGGTCTTCACTGATAAGAGACATGAACCGTCTTGATGCTTTCAACTTAGGACTCACCACTTGGGCTCAATGGGTTGATCAAAATGTTAATACTTCGCAAACCCGAGTTTTCTTCCAAGGCATTTCTCCTACACATTACGT AGGAAAGGAGTGGAATGAGCCGATGAAGACTTGCAACGGGCAGATGCAACCGTTGACAGGGTCGACATACCCGGGTGGTTCACTTCCTGCAGCAAGCATTGTGTCACGAGTGTTGAGATCCATGAAGACACCCGTTTACCTACTCGACATCACAACTCTGTCTCAGCTAAGAAAAGATGCGCATCCATCTATTTATGGAGTAACTGGACGAACCGATTGCAGCCACTGGTGCCTTCCTGGCTTGCCGGATACTTGGAACCAGCTTCTCTATGCAGCTCTTTCGATGTGA
- the LOC103867495 gene encoding protein IQ-DOMAIN 1, producing MGSGNFFKAIIGSKKGKQTKGLSTAVKSKASKKKGTHASSLVIRSEDWAATRIQSAFRAYKARKMLRRLKGIARAKELTEKHPVKKQAAVTLKYLHSWSKIQSQIKARRVGMVMESRLMHKRLENQQKLEAKLHDVEVEWNGGAETKDEILGRIHQREEATIKRERALAYAFSHQWKAEGKTQWLGGYELGNTNWGWSWKERWIAVRPWEVRYSLTPKKPKSLKTVCCKSETKSNSPAKRVSSVSAKAPSSGAAVKPRRLSFPGA from the exons ATGGGTTCTGGAAACTTTTTTAAGGCAATAATTGGATCAAAGAAAGGGAAACAAACAAAG GGACTTTCTACTGCTGTGAAATCAAAAGCTTCCAAGAAGAAGGGTACTCATGCTTCATCACTAGTTATCCGTAGCGAGGATTGGGCTGCAACTAGAATCCAGTCTGCGTTTAGAGCCTATAAG GCTAGAAAAATGTTAAGGCGTCTAAAAGGGATTGCAAGAGCAAAGGAGTTGACTGAAAAGCATCCAGTGAAGAAGCAAGCGGCGGTTACATTGAAGTATCTTCACTCGTGGAGTAAGATACAGTCGCAGATAAAGGCTCGCCGAGTTGGCATGGTCATGGAAAGTCGACTGATGCATAAAAGATTAGAGAATCAGCAGAAGCTTGAGGCTAAGCTTCACGATGTTGAG GTTGAATGGAATGGTGGGGCAGAGACAAAAGATGAGATCTTAGGGAGGATACATCAAAGGGAAGAAGCAACGATCAAGAGGGAAAGAGCCTTGGCTTATGCCTTCTCTCATCAG TGGAAAGCAGAGGGTAAGACTCAGTGGCTAGGGGGTTATGAGCTGGGGAATACTAATTGGGGTTGGAGCTGGAAAGAGCGTTGGATTGCTGTTCGTCCTTGGGAAGTTAGATACTCTTTGACTCCTAAGAAACCAAAGAGTTTAAAGACAGTTTGTTGCAAGAGTGAAACTAAGTCAAACTCACCGGCAAAGAGAGTATCATCAGTCTCAGCCAAAGCTCCGTCTTCTGGAGCCGCCGTGAAACCACGGAGATTGTCATTTCCAGGCGCCTGA
- the LOC103867492 gene encoding ATP synthase mitochondrial F1 complex assembly factor 1: protein MKLRRILGSVSRLATEKLSSSSRCPSRQIFTASQRNAGGDHSEALPGKHIEWASLGSVRNSRFASGFSPLKPKPLDSIMDLDRAKTKSPEELTSIWDDYHLGRGHIGITMKAQLYRLLEQRAAECRYFVIPLWRGNGYITMFAQVEAPHMIFTGLEDYKARGTEAAPYLTSTFYTELSETKDLVFIRGDVVFTSKLTDEEAKWLMETAQSFYLNDTRYKLLERFNKHTHDFEFKDVLQALDMPVL, encoded by the exons ATGAAACTTAGGCGAATCCTCGGTTCTGTTTCTAGACTCGCTACAGAAAAGCTCTCTTCCTCTTCCCGTTGCCCATCTAGACAGATTTTCACCGCTTCGCAACGAAATGCCGGAGGCGACCACTCAGAAGCTTTACCTGGGAAGCACATCGAATGGGCTTCGCTTGGTTCAGTCAGAAACTCGAGGTTCGCTTCTGGGTTCTCACCGTTGAAGCCGAAACCGTTGGATTCGATCATGGATTTGGATAGAGCCAAGACTAAATCTCCGGAGGAGCTCACTTCGATCTGGGACGAT TATCACTTGGGACGAGGGCATATTGGGATTACTATGAAAGCCCAGCTTTATCGTTTGTTGGAGCAACGAGCAGCTGAGTG CCGATACTTTGTGATTCCGTTGTGGAGAGGAAATGGTTATATTACAATGTTTGCTCAAG TTGAAGCTCCTCACATGATTTTCACTGGTCTCGAAGACTACAAAGCGAGAGGAACTGAAGCTGCTCCTTACTTGACAAGCACCTTCTACACTGAGCTTTCAGAGACGAAAGACTTGGTGTTCATCCGTGGTGATGTTGTGTTCACAAGCAAACTCACAGACGAGGAGGCGAAATGGCTCATGGAGACAGCTCAGTCGTTTTACTTGAACGACACTCGGTACAAGTTGCTCGAGCGGTTCAATAAACATACTCATGACTTTGAGTTCAAGGATGTGTTGCAAGCTCTGGATATGCCTGTTCTGTGA
- the LOC103867493 gene encoding E3 ubiquitin-protein ligase ATL41-like — MGFNDPSLNSIILWFAAVTSPLIISVIFIFLCMCFLKRRRFVDALPETEDDHHHRRETPCQGLSASVIAAFLTFSYKPDNNDTESNNQEIECPVCLRLIPKNVVIKVLPNCKHMFDEDCIGRWLETHVTCPVCRRMAEPMASTGDKVLESIV, encoded by the coding sequence ATGGGTTTCAACGACCCTTCGTTAAACTCAATCATCCTTTGGTTTGCCGCCGTAACGTCTCCCTTAATTATCTCCGTTATCTTCATCTTTTTATGCATGTGTTTTCTCAAACGCCGTAGGTTTGTGGATGCATTACCGGAAACAGAAGACGACCACCACCACAGAAGAGAAACACCGTGCCAAGGGCTTAGCGCTTCTGTGATTGCCGCCTTTCTGACCTTTTCTTACAAACCGGACAATAATGATACCGAGAGCAACAATCAAGAGATAGAATGTCCGGTTTGCTTAAGGTTAATCCCTAAGAATGTCGTTATTAAGGTTTTACCAAATTGTAAGCACATGTTTGATGAGGACTGTATTGGTAGGTGGCTCGAAACTCACGTAACTTGTCCTGTGTGTCGTAGAATGGCTGAGCCCATGGCTAGCACTGGGGACAAGGTCTTAGAAAGTATAGTATAG
- the LOC103867494 gene encoding RING-H2 finger protein ATL40 has product MGFNDPSLNSIILWFAAVTSLLTISVIFIFLFMCLLKRRRLVDVLPETEDDHHHRRREPPGQGLSASVIAAFPTFSYKPDNNDPESNNQEIECPVCLGLIPKNVVIKVLPNCKHMFDEECIGRWLESHVTCPVCRRMAEPMASTGDKVLESIV; this is encoded by the coding sequence ATGGGTTTCAACGACCCTTCGTTAAACTCAATCATCCTTTGGTTCGCCGCCGTAACGTCTCTCTTGACTATCTCCGTTATCTTCATCTTTCTATTTATGTGTTTGCTCAAACGCCGTAGGTTGGTGGATGTGTTACCGGAAACGGAAGACGACCATCACCACCGCAGACGAGAGCCTCCGGGCCAAGGGCTTAGCGCTTCCGTGATTGCTGCCTTTCCGACCTTTTCTTACAAACCTGACAATAACGATCCCGAAAGCAACAATCAGGAGATAGAATGTCCGGTCTGCTTAGGGCTAATCCCCAAGAATGTCGTAATTAAGGTTTTACCAAATTGTAAGCACATGTTTGATGAGGAATGTATTGGTAGGTGGCTTGAATCGCACGTAACTTGTCCTGTGTGTCGAAGAATGGCTGAGCCGATGGCTAGCACTGGGGACAAGGTTTTAGAAAGTatagtatag